One region of Pygocentrus nattereri isolate fPygNat1 chromosome 14, fPygNat1.pri, whole genome shotgun sequence genomic DNA includes:
- the dexi gene encoding dexamethasone-induced protein homolog: MSHSVYLQLDSVESFIDELPYMFYLGLFFVNVLILYYAFLMEYIVLNVGIVFLPEDMDQALVDLGVLSDPASVPYDTDTELDVFEGYLE; encoded by the coding sequence ATGAGCCACTCAGTCTATCTGCAGCTAGATTCCGTGGAGTCGTTCATCGACGAGCTTCCATATATGTTTTATCTTGGCCTGTTCTTTGTCAACGTGTTAATACTCTACTATGCCTTTCTGATGGAATACATAGTCCTTAATGTAGGGATTGTGTTCCTGCCAGAGGATATGGACCAGGCCCTGGTGGATTTGGGCGTTCTCTCCGACCCAGCCTCCGTCCCGTACGACACGGACACCGAGTTAGATGTTTTTGAGGGATATCTGGAGTAG